In Anolis sagrei isolate rAnoSag1 chromosome 9, rAnoSag1.mat, whole genome shotgun sequence, the following proteins share a genomic window:
- the SLC30A4 gene encoding probable proton-coupled zinc antiporter SLC30A4 isoform X2, translating to MARSGIWNRLKSMLRKNDDALFLNDCSAFDFSDEGGEEDIPRFNKLRVVVSEEAGEASANGTHVGPHSDDESLLDRDVAPRSAQAGPGTDPCHNCSKERERAKQKKVKRRLVLAAILYLLFMTGELIGGYVANSLAIMTDALHMLTDLSGIILTLLALWLSAKSPTKNFTFGFHRLEVLSAMFSVLLIYILMVFLLYEAVQRTIHMDYEINGDVMLITAAVGVAVNLIMGFLLNQSGHLHSHSHAPSSAPPPNPSASASGHSHGHNSLAVRAAFVHALGDLVQSIGVLVAAYIIRFKNTRLQTRYAHTYSPFLWLSQHFESSGTLE from the exons atggccCGCTCCGGCATCTGGAACCGCCTCAAGTCCATGCTGAGGAAGAACGATGACGCCTTGTTCTTGAATGACTGCAGTGCCTTTGACTTCTCGGACGAGGGGGGCGAGGAGGACATCCCCAGGTTCAACAAGCTGCGGGTGGTGGTTTCGGAGGAGGCGGGCGAGGCCTCCGCCAACGGGACTCATGTGGGGCCCCATTCCGACGACGAATCCTTGCTGGACAGGGATGTGGCTCCGCGGAGCGCCCAGGCCGGCCCCGGGACGGACCCTTGCCACAACTGCAGCAAAGAACGGGAGCGGGCCAAGCAGAAGAAGGTGAAGAGGCGCCTGGTCCTGGCAGCCATCCTCTATCTCCTCTTCATGACGGGGGAGCTGATAG GTGGATATGTTGCAAACAGCCTCGCAATCATGACGGATGCACTTCATATGCTAACTGACCTCAGCGGCATTATTCTGACCCTGCTTGCTTTGTGGTTGTCTGCAAAATCGCCCACCAAAAATTTCACCTTTGGCTTCCATCGCTTAG aGGTTTTGTCTGCCATGTTCAGCGTGTTGCTGATTTATATCCTTATGGTTTTCCTCTTGTATGAAGCTGTTCAAAGGACCATCCACATGGACTACGAAATCAATGGGGATGTCATGCTTATTACCGCCGCCGTCGGTGTGGCTGTCAACCTCAT AATGGGCTTTTTGCTGAACCAGTCGGGCCACCTTCACTCGCATTCGCACGCTCCATCCTCCGCCCCTCCACCGAATCCCTCTGCCTCGGCGTCTGGGCACAGCCATGGCCACAACAGCCTGGCCGTCAGAGCTGCCTTTGTACACGCTTTAGGGGACCTGGTCCAGAGCATTGGTGTTCTCGTAGCCGCGTACATCATTCGCTTCAAG AATACAAGATTGCAGACCCGATATGCACATACGTATTCTCCATTCTTGTGGCTTTCACAACATTTCGAATCATCCGGGACACTGGAATAA
- the SLC30A4 gene encoding probable proton-coupled zinc antiporter SLC30A4 isoform X1, with amino-acid sequence MARSGIWNRLKSMLRKNDDALFLNDCSAFDFSDEGGEEDIPRFNKLRVVVSEEAGEASANGTHVGPHSDDESLLDRDVAPRSAQAGPGTDPCHNCSKERERAKQKKVKRRLVLAAILYLLFMTGELIGGYVANSLAIMTDALHMLTDLSGIILTLLALWLSAKSPTKNFTFGFHRLEVLSAMFSVLLIYILMVFLLYEAVQRTIHMDYEINGDVMLITAAVGVAVNLIMGFLLNQSGHLHSHSHAPSSAPPPNPSASASGHSHGHNSLAVRAAFVHALGDLVQSIGVLVAAYIIRFKPEYKIADPICTYVFSILVAFTTFRIIRDTGIIVLEGVPRHLNVELIKEELMKIEDVFSVQNLNIWSLTAGKTIVVVHLQLVPGASSKWEDVQGKARRLLLNTFGVYQCSVQLQSYQREESKPCTNCQGSSA; translated from the exons atggccCGCTCCGGCATCTGGAACCGCCTCAAGTCCATGCTGAGGAAGAACGATGACGCCTTGTTCTTGAATGACTGCAGTGCCTTTGACTTCTCGGACGAGGGGGGCGAGGAGGACATCCCCAGGTTCAACAAGCTGCGGGTGGTGGTTTCGGAGGAGGCGGGCGAGGCCTCCGCCAACGGGACTCATGTGGGGCCCCATTCCGACGACGAATCCTTGCTGGACAGGGATGTGGCTCCGCGGAGCGCCCAGGCCGGCCCCGGGACGGACCCTTGCCACAACTGCAGCAAAGAACGGGAGCGGGCCAAGCAGAAGAAGGTGAAGAGGCGCCTGGTCCTGGCAGCCATCCTCTATCTCCTCTTCATGACGGGGGAGCTGATAG GTGGATATGTTGCAAACAGCCTCGCAATCATGACGGATGCACTTCATATGCTAACTGACCTCAGCGGCATTATTCTGACCCTGCTTGCTTTGTGGTTGTCTGCAAAATCGCCCACCAAAAATTTCACCTTTGGCTTCCATCGCTTAG aGGTTTTGTCTGCCATGTTCAGCGTGTTGCTGATTTATATCCTTATGGTTTTCCTCTTGTATGAAGCTGTTCAAAGGACCATCCACATGGACTACGAAATCAATGGGGATGTCATGCTTATTACCGCCGCCGTCGGTGTGGCTGTCAACCTCAT AATGGGCTTTTTGCTGAACCAGTCGGGCCACCTTCACTCGCATTCGCACGCTCCATCCTCCGCCCCTCCACCGAATCCCTCTGCCTCGGCGTCTGGGCACAGCCATGGCCACAACAGCCTGGCCGTCAGAGCTGCCTTTGTACACGCTTTAGGGGACCTGGTCCAGAGCATTGGTGTTCTCGTAGCCGCGTACATCATTCGCTTCAAG CCAGAATACAAGATTGCAGACCCGATATGCACATACGTATTCTCCATTCTTGTGGCTTTCACAACATTTCGAATCATCCGGGACACTGGAATAATTGTACTTGAAG GTGTCCCAAGACATTTGAATGTGGAACTCATTAAAGAAGAGCTAATGAAAATCGAAGATGTGTTTTCAGTGCAAAACCTCAACATCTGGTCACTAACTGCAGGAAAAACTATTGTCGTAGTCCACTTGCAATTAG TTCCTGGTGCCTCGTCTAAGTGGGAAGATGTCCAGGGCAAGGCCAGGCGGTTGCTGCTGAACACCTTTGGGGTCTATCAGTGCTCAGTCCAGCTTCAGAGTTACCAGCGAGAAGAAAGCAAACCCTGCACAAACTGCCAAGGATCTAGTGCCTAA